One segment of Arthrobacter sp. MMS18-M83 DNA contains the following:
- a CDS encoding phosphoribosylanthranilate isomerase has protein sequence MFVKVCGLSTPESVQAAVESGADAVGFVLTKSPREVSPDRARDLLVHVPEGVAAVGVFRHETAADAVATAREAGLEWVQLHGSRTPEDIKAVHDAGMRLVRAVTMGAAPEEFEEWGEELLLIDAAVPGSGESWDYSSVRKLGLGERQWLLAGGLTPSNVGAAAREAEAWGVDVSSGVESSRGVKDLDLVRAFVKAAKA, from the coding sequence ATGTTCGTCAAAGTGTGTGGCTTGAGCACGCCTGAATCCGTGCAGGCCGCCGTCGAGTCCGGCGCAGACGCCGTGGGTTTCGTACTGACGAAGAGTCCGCGCGAGGTATCGCCCGACCGTGCCCGAGACTTGCTGGTCCATGTACCGGAAGGTGTCGCCGCCGTCGGAGTCTTCCGCCACGAGACCGCCGCCGACGCCGTCGCAACCGCCCGCGAGGCCGGTCTCGAATGGGTCCAGTTGCACGGAAGCCGCACGCCGGAAGATATTAAGGCCGTGCACGACGCCGGGATGCGGCTGGTCAGGGCCGTCACCATGGGTGCCGCTCCGGAGGAGTTCGAGGAGTGGGGCGAGGAACTGCTCCTGATCGACGCCGCCGTGCCCGGCTCGGGGGAGTCGTGGGACTATTCATCAGTCCGGAAACTGGGCCTGGGTGAGCGCCAATGGTTGTTGGCCGGAGGGTTGACCCCGTCCAATGTCGGAGCGGCAGCGCGGGAAGCCGAAGCCTGGGGCGTTGACGTGTCCAGCGGAGTGGAGTCGTCCCGTGGCGTGAAGGACCTCGACCTCGTGCGTGCCTTCGTCAAGGCCGCGAAAGCCTGA
- a CDS encoding HutD/Ves family protein, which produces MEIIRFAELRPEPWRNGGGVTRELASHPKAASAQDGAWDWRVSIADVGSAGDFSTFPGMERVITVIDGELLLLTVAGEEHPLEKYRPFRFSGEAASSSSLPTGDIRDLNVIARAGEFKGYTSIIELSKKRAHPVFEGQMAVLLEGKASVTPGAEPADAADGEAEAALTASEPVELARYDAVVGSDTRSPEILGRGFLAVISIDRVEHVHS; this is translated from the coding sequence ATGGAGATCATCCGTTTTGCCGAGCTCAGACCTGAACCGTGGCGCAACGGCGGCGGGGTGACCCGCGAACTGGCCAGCCATCCGAAAGCAGCATCGGCGCAGGACGGCGCGTGGGACTGGCGCGTCAGCATCGCCGACGTCGGATCGGCCGGCGATTTCTCGACGTTCCCCGGCATGGAGCGCGTCATCACAGTGATCGACGGCGAGTTGCTGCTGCTCACGGTGGCCGGCGAAGAGCACCCGTTGGAAAAGTATCGGCCCTTCCGGTTCTCGGGTGAGGCAGCCTCTTCCAGCTCACTCCCCACCGGCGACATCCGGGACCTCAACGTGATTGCCCGGGCGGGCGAATTCAAGGGTTACACGTCCATCATCGAGCTCTCGAAGAAGCGCGCGCACCCGGTGTTCGAAGGTCAGATGGCCGTCCTCTTGGAGGGCAAGGCTTCTGTCACACCCGGGGCGGAGCCTGCCGACGCCGCGGACGGTGAAGCTGAGGCCGCGCTTACCGCGTCCGAGCCAGTCGAACTCGCCCGCTACGACGCCGTAGTAGGTTCGGACACCCGCAGCCCCGAAATCCTGGGCCGTGGGTTCCTGGCCGTTATCTCGATCGACCGCGTGGAGCATGTGCACTCCTAG
- a CDS encoding MBL fold metallo-hydrolase, giving the protein MDSLIHSLRDITIRRISVSEMNNNVYLLTAKASGAQLLIDAADDLPAIQQMIEDSAADTKATPKLALIATTHQHWDHVRALPGLVEATGAKTSAGADDAAALPVPVAVPLHHGDVGNFDGFDITSVHLRGHTPGSIAYVYQDPEGPTHIFSGDSLFPGGVGNTQNDAARFTSLLNDVTERLFEAYPDDTVVHPGHGDPTTLGAERPHLAEWRERGW; this is encoded by the coding sequence ATGGACTCACTCATTCATTCACTGCGTGACATCACCATCCGGCGAATCTCGGTCAGCGAGATGAACAACAACGTGTACCTGCTCACCGCGAAGGCAAGCGGTGCGCAGCTCCTGATCGACGCCGCGGACGACCTTCCGGCCATCCAACAGATGATCGAGGACTCGGCCGCGGACACCAAGGCCACACCGAAGCTGGCCCTGATCGCCACGACGCACCAGCATTGGGACCACGTCCGCGCGCTTCCCGGGTTGGTGGAAGCCACGGGCGCTAAGACCTCGGCCGGAGCGGACGACGCGGCCGCGCTGCCGGTACCCGTGGCCGTACCGCTGCACCATGGCGATGTGGGAAACTTCGACGGTTTCGACATCACTTCGGTGCACTTGCGCGGCCATACCCCGGGTTCAATCGCCTACGTGTACCAGGACCCGGAAGGGCCCACGCACATTTTCAGCGGCGACTCGTTGTTCCCGGGAGGGGTTGGCAACACGCAGAACGATGCCGCCCGCTTCACGTCGCTGTTGAACGACGTAACGGAACGACTGTTCGAGGCTTACCCGGATGACACGGTGGTGCATCCTGGCCATGGAGATCCGACGACGCTTGGCGCGGAGCGGCCACACCTTGCAGAATGGCGCGAGCGCGGCTGGTAA
- a CDS encoding DMT family transporter encodes MTPKFAWAILLASAVLEAVWATALGLSDGFSQAAPTVVFTVTAALSMIGLGLAVKRIPLGTAYAVWVGIGAALTVGWAMTTGVEPASPLKLLFITGIVGCAAGLKALPTEKHDEVSEPAQP; translated from the coding sequence ATGACCCCTAAGTTTGCATGGGCCATTTTGCTGGCCTCCGCCGTACTCGAAGCTGTGTGGGCGACTGCCCTCGGACTGTCCGACGGGTTCAGCCAGGCCGCGCCCACCGTGGTCTTCACCGTGACGGCGGCCCTCAGCATGATCGGCCTCGGCCTCGCGGTGAAGCGCATTCCCCTTGGCACGGCCTACGCGGTCTGGGTCGGGATCGGCGCGGCACTGACGGTCGGCTGGGCGATGACAACCGGCGTCGAACCGGCCAGCCCGCTCAAGCTGCTGTTCATTACCGGAATCGTGGGCTGTGCGGCCGGTCTGAAGGCCCTGCCTACGGAGAAGCACGATGAGGTATCAGAACCGGCCCAACCATAA
- a CDS encoding DMT family transporter: MSWLILILSGALEAVWAAALHRSNGFRKPLPSTIFLVTVIASTAGLAFAMQSIPTGTAYAVWVGVGVVLTAAYAMITKVERPTAARLLLLAGIGVCVVGLKVVA; this comes from the coding sequence ATGTCGTGGTTAATCCTCATTCTGTCCGGTGCCCTCGAGGCCGTCTGGGCCGCAGCCCTCCACCGTTCCAACGGCTTCCGCAAGCCGCTCCCCTCCACCATCTTCCTGGTCACCGTGATTGCGAGCACCGCGGGCCTGGCTTTCGCGATGCAATCCATCCCGACCGGCACCGCCTACGCGGTGTGGGTGGGAGTCGGTGTCGTTCTTACAGCGGCTTACGCGATGATCACCAAAGTTGAGCGCCCGACGGCGGCACGGCTGCTCCTGCTCGCCGGGATCGGTGTGTGCGTGGTCGGCTTGAAGGTGGTGGCGTAG
- a CDS encoding ArsR/SmtB family transcription factor: protein MSTDRLSLIFSALADPTRRAILARLSEGEATVNELAEPFDISLPAVSRHLKVLEIAGLISRSRNAQWRSSKLEAEPLREATEWMDTYRRFWDASFTRLDAHLRKIQHDSKDPGVKQ, encoded by the coding sequence ATGTCCACAGATCGGCTCAGTCTCATCTTCTCGGCCCTCGCCGACCCCACCCGAAGGGCAATTCTGGCCCGGCTTTCGGAGGGTGAAGCCACCGTGAACGAGCTCGCCGAACCGTTCGACATCAGCCTTCCCGCCGTCTCGCGGCACCTCAAAGTCCTGGAAATCGCAGGGCTGATCAGCCGGAGCCGGAATGCGCAATGGAGATCTTCCAAATTGGAAGCGGAACCACTGCGCGAAGCCACCGAATGGATGGACACATACAGGCGATTCTGGGATGCGAGCTTTACCCGCCTCGATGCCCACCTACGCAAGATTCAGCACGATTCAAAGGATCCAGGAGTCAAGCAATGA
- a CDS encoding aldo/keto reductase: MSPETTNVQLGDGLTVSPLGFGGMALTPVYGEVDPAESLKTLHHAVDAGISFIDTADIYGAGDNEELIGKLLQDRRDEVQLATKFGIVGNPRDGYTDVRGDTAYVTQAAEASLRRLGTDVIDLYYMHRRDLRVPIVETVEAMAELVRAGKVRHLGLSEVTAEELREANAVHPISAVQSEWSIWSRDVERNVVPTAAELGVGFVPYSPLGRGFLTGTVSADQLGENDFRHRIPRFADGALDANQLVVAAVRAVAAELSESTGRDATPAQLALAWLFAKGRRLQLSVVPIPGTRKAHRIDENLGALSLQLSAAQLDVLDGAADAVVGSRSADPTWVSQGRE, translated from the coding sequence ATGAGCCCGGAAACCACGAACGTACAGCTAGGCGACGGCCTGACCGTAAGCCCCCTCGGTTTCGGCGGGATGGCATTGACGCCCGTTTATGGCGAGGTGGATCCCGCCGAATCCCTCAAGACGCTGCACCATGCGGTGGATGCCGGGATCAGCTTCATTGACACCGCAGATATTTACGGCGCGGGCGACAACGAGGAACTGATCGGAAAACTGCTGCAGGATCGCCGCGACGAGGTCCAGTTAGCCACCAAGTTTGGAATCGTGGGCAACCCGCGCGATGGTTACACCGACGTCCGGGGAGATACCGCCTACGTGACCCAGGCGGCAGAAGCGAGCCTCCGCCGCCTGGGCACTGACGTTATTGACCTCTACTACATGCACCGCCGTGACCTCCGCGTTCCGATTGTGGAAACCGTGGAGGCCATGGCCGAGCTTGTCCGGGCAGGCAAGGTCCGGCACCTGGGCTTGTCGGAAGTGACAGCCGAGGAGCTGAGGGAGGCCAACGCCGTGCACCCGATCTCCGCCGTGCAGAGCGAGTGGTCCATCTGGAGCCGGGACGTTGAACGCAACGTCGTCCCGACTGCGGCTGAGCTTGGTGTGGGTTTCGTACCTTATTCGCCGCTTGGCCGGGGCTTTCTCACCGGAACCGTCAGCGCCGATCAACTCGGGGAGAACGATTTCCGGCACCGCATCCCCCGTTTTGCCGACGGCGCCCTCGACGCCAACCAATTGGTTGTCGCCGCGGTTCGCGCCGTCGCCGCGGAACTGTCCGAGAGCACTGGCCGGGATGCAACTCCCGCCCAGCTGGCTTTGGCCTGGCTTTTCGCCAAAGGCCGCCGCCTCCAGCTCAGCGTGGTCCCCATCCCCGGCACACGCAAGGCGCACCGGATCGACGAAAACCTCGGCGCCCTGTCCCTCCAGTTGAGTGCCGCCCAACTAGACGTGCTCGACGGCGCCGCGGACGCCGTCGTCGGCTCACGGTCCGCGGATCCCACCTGGGTTTCGCAGGGCCGCGAGTAG
- a CDS encoding SRPBCC family protein: MNKEQHILTMTREFDAPRELVFEAFMDPDQLAAWFGPVGVASPRDRIVVEPRVGGVWQLVMTWNEDGAPKESPIDAVITAYDPPALLVATQKAEPDAGITLLLEMRLEFEVLEGDRTLLHLTQGPFDSDEWVEMTREGWGTSFTKLDTLLVRD; encoded by the coding sequence ATGAACAAGGAACAGCACATCCTCACCATGACCCGCGAGTTCGATGCCCCACGGGAGCTCGTCTTCGAGGCATTCATGGATCCCGATCAGCTCGCCGCATGGTTCGGGCCCGTGGGTGTTGCTTCGCCGCGCGACCGGATTGTCGTGGAACCCAGGGTGGGCGGCGTCTGGCAGCTCGTCATGACCTGGAATGAGGACGGCGCCCCCAAGGAATCGCCTATTGACGCTGTCATCACCGCTTACGATCCGCCCGCCTTGCTGGTCGCCACGCAAAAAGCAGAGCCCGACGCCGGGATCACGCTTCTGCTGGAAATGCGCCTTGAGTTCGAGGTGTTGGAGGGCGACCGCACTCTGCTTCATCTCACCCAAGGGCCCTTTGACTCCGACGAATGGGTTGAAATGACCCGCGAGGGGTGGGGTACCTCGTTCACCAAGCTGGACACCCTGCTGGTGCGGGATTAG